A genomic stretch from Bacillus sp. N1-1 includes:
- the larC gene encoding nickel insertion protein, whose product MSQRFAHREEHLDHEMIKVEVNLDDMPGEWLGYVMEKLFDCGANDVFYSSIYMKKNRPGVLLQLLCDRTNLDDIKSVLFRETTTLGIRHFPISVHRLARKFYQVETVWGSVTVKQGIHEGKVVENAPEYEDCREIAEKHNVPIKEVYKIVWEKILDNK is encoded by the coding sequence ATGTCGCAACGATTTGCACATAGGGAAGAGCATCTTGATCATGAGATGATCAAGGTTGAGGTCAACCTTGATGATATGCCTGGCGAGTGGCTTGGATATGTAATGGAGAAACTATTCGATTGTGGTGCGAATGATGTGTTTTATTCTTCTATTTATATGAAGAAAAATCGTCCTGGCGTGTTGCTTCAGCTCTTATGTGATCGAACAAATTTGGATGACATTAAGAGTGTTTTGTTTAGAGAGACGACAACGCTTGGTATTCGCCATTTCCCGATATCTGTCCACCGCCTAGCGAGAAAATTCTATCAAGTGGAAACCGTCTGGGGAAGTGTAACGGTTAAACAGGGGATTCACGAGGGAAAAGTTGTTGAGAATGCCCCTGAATACGAAGATTGTCGGGAAATTGCGGAGAAACATAACGTTCCTATAAAAGAAGTCTACAAAATTGTGTGGGAAAAAATACTGGATAATAAGTAG
- the larC gene encoding nickel pincer cofactor biosynthesis protein LarC, whose product MRTLYLDCFSGISGDMTIGALLDLGGDLALLEKEIAKLAIESEYKLESYKVVKKGVSATKFDVILTEHEGGHHHRHYSDIVTMINKAELNENVTAMALSIFEKIGRAEAKIHNMAFEKVHFHEVGAVDSIVDIVGASVLIDSLDISKIVSSPVPVGNGRIRIAHGLYPVPAPATLELLKGIPIQRTEIKGELTTPTGGGILAALVNEFGPMPSFTVEAIGYGAGTKDFSDHPNVLRALLGSH is encoded by the coding sequence ATGAGAACATTGTATCTTGATTGCTTTTCTGGAATTAGTGGGGATATGACAATTGGAGCGCTACTTGATCTTGGCGGAGATTTAGCGCTTCTTGAAAAAGAAATCGCGAAATTAGCGATCGAATCGGAATACAAGCTAGAATCGTATAAAGTGGTGAAAAAGGGAGTCTCTGCAACAAAGTTTGATGTGATCCTAACCGAGCATGAAGGAGGACATCATCACCGCCATTATTCTGATATTGTCACGATGATCAACAAAGCGGAACTAAATGAAAACGTGACAGCGATGGCCCTTTCTATTTTCGAAAAGATTGGGAGAGCGGAAGCCAAAATACATAACATGGCGTTTGAGAAGGTTCACTTTCACGAGGTTGGTGCAGTCGACTCGATTGTAGACATCGTTGGTGCAAGTGTTTTAATTGATTCATTGGATATCTCAAAAATCGTTTCTTCTCCGGTTCCTGTAGGAAATGGGCGAATCCGCATTGCTCATGGCTTGTATCCTGTACCTGCCCCTGCAACGTTAGAGTTGTTGAAGGGGATTCCGATTCAACGCACGGAAATTAAAGGGGAATTAACAACACCAACAGGTGGAGGGATTTTAGCAGCACTAGTGAATGAATTTGGGCCGATGCCATCCTTTACAGTTGAAGCAATCGGTTATGGTGCTGGAACGAAAGATTTCTCAGATCATCCGAACGTACTTCGGGCATTGCTCGGCAGTCATTAA